Proteins encoded together in one Formosa sp. Hel3_A1_48 window:
- a CDS encoding oligosaccharide flippase family protein codes for MKLPQFITNNLILKITSLNSVVVGFRLLISLVVQNLLAQFTGQAGIAKVGQIRNLSEILSSLSSLGVFNGIVKYVSEYKSDEVGLKKLFSTVYVLSLLATFILSLALFFGATQLSVWLFFSEDFTFVFQLLAVTAPFIAMNRIFYGVISGLKAYKVNSKIEIIWYSLASILLLFCLYSHNIEGVLFAIAITPIIQFLITLLLFGKTLSEYINFKKLSFQTPMLKNLLGFTLISFVATVCYNFVQINLRTIISNQISENEAGVWTAMSSISKIYMQFLLTVFTIYILPKYAELKFSIEFRTEIKKIYKTLLPLVISGMIVVFFAKEFLILKIYNEMFLGMTVLFKWHLMADFIHFVANILSFKFLAKNEINYFVFTQLFGLVFYYFVGQLLMVSFGVEGIVMGLFFSKIVYLLAVILILRHDLFGKNRPI; via the coding sequence GTGAAATTACCACAGTTCATAACCAATAATTTAATTTTAAAAATCACTTCGCTAAATTCTGTGGTTGTTGGCTTTAGACTCCTTATTTCTTTAGTAGTTCAAAATCTTTTGGCACAATTTACAGGTCAAGCCGGAATTGCAAAAGTGGGGCAAATACGAAATTTGTCTGAGATTCTTTCAAGTTTATCCTCACTCGGTGTTTTCAATGGAATTGTAAAATATGTATCTGAGTACAAAAGTGATGAAGTAGGGTTGAAAAAACTTTTTTCTACGGTTTATGTGCTCTCTTTATTAGCGACATTTATACTATCATTAGCTTTGTTTTTTGGTGCAACTCAGCTTTCGGTTTGGTTGTTTTTTAGTGAAGATTTTACATTTGTATTCCAGTTGTTGGCCGTTACAGCGCCTTTTATCGCCATGAATCGAATTTTTTACGGTGTGATTAGCGGTCTAAAGGCCTATAAAGTCAATTCAAAAATTGAAATTATATGGTATAGTTTAGCCTCAATTTTGTTGCTTTTTTGCTTGTATTCTCATAACATTGAAGGAGTACTCTTTGCTATTGCAATCACGCCTATAATCCAGTTTTTAATAACACTTTTATTGTTTGGTAAAACACTAAGCGAGTATATAAATTTCAAAAAACTTTCCTTTCAAACCCCAATGCTGAAAAATCTTCTAGGATTCACCTTAATCTCTTTTGTAGCTACAGTATGCTATAATTTTGTTCAAATTAATTTACGAACCATAATTTCTAATCAAATTAGTGAAAATGAAGCAGGAGTATGGACGGCTATGTCCTCGATTTCAAAAATTTATATGCAGTTTCTTCTCACGGTTTTCACTATTTATATTTTGCCAAAATATGCTGAGCTTAAATTTTCGATAGAGTTTCGAACTGAGATAAAGAAAATTTACAAGACACTTTTACCTTTGGTTATCTCAGGTATGATTGTGGTATTTTTCGCAAAAGAGTTTTTAATTCTAAAAATTTACAACGAAATGTTCCTAGGTATGACCGTTTTATTTAAATGGCATCTCATGGCCGACTTCATACATTTTGTGGCTAACATTCTTTCGTTTAAATTTTTGGCAAAAAATGAAATCAACTATTTTGTGTTCACTCAGCTTTTTGGACTTGTTTTTTACTATTTTGTAGGGCAACTCTTGATGGTGAGTTTTGGAGTTGAGGGTATTGTAATGGGCTTGTTTTTCAGTAAAATAGTTTATCTTTTAGCTGTCATATTAATTTTAAGACACGATCTTTTTGGTAAGAATAGACCAATTTAA
- a CDS encoding cell division ATP-binding protein FtsE: MSDSVLKLEKASIFQDKNLILNEVDVNVKKGEFVYLIGKTGSGKSSLLKTLYGDLELTQGKGQIVGFDLTDLKDKNIPFLRRKLGIVFQDFKLLNELTIENNMGFVLRATGWKDKTKIKQKIEEVLSKVNMQKKGHKFPYELSGGEQQRVAIARALLNDPELILADEPTGNLDPQTSIEVMEVLQDLNSKGNTILMATHDYGLLLKYPSKTLKCENNKVFEVVQRKD, encoded by the coding sequence ATGTCCGATTCTGTTTTAAAATTAGAAAAAGCCTCCATTTTTCAAGACAAAAATTTAATTCTTAATGAAGTTGATGTGAATGTGAAAAAAGGAGAATTCGTTTATCTGATAGGTAAAACAGGATCTGGAAAAAGCAGCTTACTAAAAACGCTTTATGGCGATTTGGAACTCACACAAGGCAAAGGACAAATTGTAGGGTTTGATCTCACAGACTTAAAAGATAAAAATATTCCATTTTTAAGAAGAAAATTAGGAATTGTTTTTCAAGATTTCAAGTTGCTAAATGAACTTACTATTGAAAATAACATGGGCTTTGTTTTACGTGCTACTGGATGGAAAGACAAAACTAAAATAAAACAAAAAATAGAAGAAGTGTTGTCTAAGGTAAATATGCAAAAAAAAGGACATAAATTCCCTTATGAACTTTCCGGTGGAGAACAACAACGCGTGGCTATTGCTAGAGCACTGCTAAATGACCCAGAACTTATTTTGGCCGATGAACCTACGGGGAATTTAGATCCGCAAACAAGCATAGAGGTCATGGAAGTTTTACAAGATTTAAATAGTAAAGGAAATACCATTTTGATGGCAACACACGATTATGGTTTATTGCTAAAATACCCAAGTAAAACTCTAAAGTGTGAAAACAATAAGGTGTTTGAAGTGGTGCAACGAAAAGACTAA
- a CDS encoding phosphoethanolamine transferase, translated as MFHVFFNASSLYVILDTNSSEVSEFFSFYVGFIEVLFMVLFFFLTLFFLKRNKKSYKELIPLSSKKIAVYMLSLFGVLVYLKLSKQIIYNLPYLVAKSVYEYTQISKSFDIYVENKEGNFTNVQFQSDQHNSVFVLILGESTVRTHMGLYGYERQTTPLLKSISDQLWIYPDVISPHTQTVESVTKMLTLGNYEAPEKIESGSIVQLANAAGFDTFWLSNQRPVGMYESLVTKIALSASMTKFLTVAPVNTNLVLDQVLLPELDKVLKNNSGKPKFIVIHLMGTHFDYQNRYPDSLKAFSNVPKLNYDSKENHNNVNAYDQAVLYTDYIVTDVINKVKTVSTQSTVLYLSDHGEELYTDKNMAGHNESIATKSMYDIPFVLWQSDQYKKSKSLIFDAQRPYMTDDLFHSLAQLLKIKATEVKTKRSIFSHNFQNRQRIILGNEDYDVKFDSIDNQNSSLK; from the coding sequence ATGTTTCATGTTTTTTTTAACGCCTCTTCATTGTATGTCATTTTGGACACTAATAGCTCAGAAGTTTCGGAGTTTTTCAGTTTTTATGTAGGGTTTATAGAGGTTCTTTTTATGGTTTTATTTTTCTTTTTAACACTCTTTTTTTTAAAGAGAAATAAAAAGAGTTATAAAGAGTTAATTCCTTTATCATCAAAAAAAATAGCGGTTTATATGCTGTCGCTATTTGGGGTGCTTGTTTACCTAAAGTTATCAAAACAGATTATTTATAATTTGCCTTATCTTGTCGCCAAATCTGTTTATGAATACACCCAAATTTCCAAAAGTTTTGATATCTATGTAGAAAATAAAGAAGGTAACTTCACCAATGTACAATTTCAATCCGACCAACACAATTCCGTTTTTGTACTGATTTTAGGTGAATCTACAGTCCGTACCCATATGGGGCTTTATGGTTATGAACGCCAAACCACCCCACTGTTGAAAAGCATTTCAGATCAATTATGGATATATCCGGATGTTATTAGTCCGCACACCCAAACCGTTGAGTCTGTTACGAAAATGCTTACTCTTGGAAACTATGAAGCTCCGGAAAAAATTGAATCTGGTTCCATCGTACAATTAGCCAATGCTGCTGGTTTTGATACCTTTTGGCTTTCCAATCAACGGCCTGTTGGAATGTATGAAAGTTTGGTGACTAAAATTGCACTCTCTGCATCAATGACTAAATTTTTGACTGTAGCACCAGTGAACACCAATCTAGTTTTGGATCAAGTATTATTACCAGAATTAGATAAGGTTTTAAAAAATAATTCAGGTAAACCTAAGTTTATTGTCATTCATCTTATGGGTACTCATTTTGACTATCAAAATAGATATCCAGATTCTTTAAAGGCCTTTAGCAATGTTCCAAAATTGAATTATGATTCTAAAGAAAACCATAACAATGTAAACGCCTACGACCAAGCTGTTTTGTATACAGACTATATTGTTACTGATGTAATCAATAAAGTAAAAACAGTAAGCACACAAAGCACAGTTTTATACCTCTCGGATCATGGCGAAGAATTGTACACGGATAAAAACATGGCAGGGCACAATGAGTCTATTGCTACAAAAAGCATGTATGACATACCTTTTGTACTATGGCAATCCGATCAATACAAAAAATCAAAATCTTTGATTTTTGATGCCCAGCGCCCATATATGACTGATGATTTGTTTCATAGCTTAGCTCAATTGCTAAAAATTAAGGCCACTGAGGTTAAAACCAAAAGAAGTATTTTTAGCCATAATTTTCAAAATCGCCAACGTATTATATTAGGTAATGAAGATTATGATGTTAAATTTGATTCTATTGACAATCAAAATTCTTCGCTGAAATGA
- a CDS encoding M20/M25/M40 family metallo-hydrolase: MKNKIILVFVLLSIIGTAQDDAAQLQSIYSTSLTNGKSYEWLRYLSNEIGGRLSGSLNAELAVEYTKEELEKLGLDKVWLQPVLVPKWVRGNPEFAYIETAPGKTIPVNLCALGGSVSTPPQGLKAELIEVQGIADLNRLKRTDVEGKIVFFNRPMQADLISTFEAYGGCVDQRYDGAKEAAKLGAVGTIVRSMNLRLDDLPHTGAMSYGNTPVNERIPSAAISTNDAERLSGILKIDPKVKFYFKQNCKQLKDVQSYNVIGQITGSQYPNEIIVVGGHLDSWDLGDGSHDDGAGCVQSMDVLRLLKETGVRPKRTIRVVLFMNEENGLRGGRKYAEIAKRKGEKHIFALESDSGGFTPRGFSFDGPDYKINQILNWKPLFEPYLVHYFKKGGSGADIGPLKNDELVLAGLRPDSQRYFDHHHAANDTFDAVNKRELELGAATMTALVYLIDKYGFNSIEQKNKIKD; encoded by the coding sequence ATGAAAAATAAGATAATATTAGTTTTCGTTTTATTGAGTATTATTGGCACCGCTCAAGACGATGCTGCTCAACTTCAAAGCATATACAGCACATCACTGACCAATGGTAAAAGCTATGAATGGCTAAGGTACTTGTCTAACGAAATCGGTGGACGGCTCTCCGGATCATTAAATGCTGAGTTAGCTGTAGAATACACCAAGGAAGAGTTGGAAAAATTGGGATTAGATAAAGTCTGGTTACAACCTGTCCTGGTACCGAAATGGGTGCGTGGAAATCCTGAATTTGCCTATATAGAAACTGCGCCAGGAAAAACAATTCCTGTTAATCTCTGTGCCTTAGGGGGTTCTGTTTCCACGCCACCGCAAGGACTAAAAGCCGAGCTTATAGAAGTTCAAGGAATAGCAGATTTAAACAGATTGAAACGTACCGATGTGGAGGGCAAAATTGTGTTTTTCAATAGGCCTATGCAAGCCGATTTGATTTCAACATTTGAGGCCTATGGAGGTTGTGTTGACCAGCGCTATGACGGCGCTAAAGAAGCTGCCAAATTAGGCGCTGTTGGGACTATTGTACGGTCTATGAACCTGCGTTTGGATGATTTACCACATACTGGAGCAATGTCCTATGGCAATACCCCTGTTAATGAACGTATTCCTTCGGCTGCCATCAGTACTAACGATGCAGAGCGTCTAAGTGGTATTTTAAAAATTGACCCAAAAGTTAAGTTTTATTTCAAACAAAATTGCAAGCAACTTAAAGATGTTCAATCGTACAATGTCATAGGGCAAATAACAGGAAGTCAATACCCCAACGAAATTATAGTTGTAGGAGGACATTTGGATTCATGGGATTTAGGTGATGGTTCTCATGACGATGGAGCAGGTTGCGTACAATCTATGGATGTTTTACGCCTTTTAAAAGAAACTGGTGTACGCCCAAAAAGAACCATTCGAGTAGTTCTTTTTATGAATGAGGAAAACGGCTTACGTGGGGGTAGAAAATATGCTGAGATTGCTAAGAGAAAGGGTGAAAAGCACATTTTTGCTTTAGAAAGTGATTCTGGGGGATTTACACCTAGAGGATTTTCTTTTGATGGTCCTGACTATAAAATCAATCAAATTCTAAATTGGAAACCCCTTTTTGAACCTTATCTTGTTCACTATTTCAAAAAAGGAGGAAGTGGTGCTGATATTGGTCCACTAAAAAATGACGAACTTGTTTTGGCTGGGTTACGCCCAGATTCTCAGCGTTATTTTGATCATCATCATGCAGCAAATGATACTTTTGACGCTGTGAACAAACGAGAGTTAGAATTGGGTGCAGCTACGATGACCGCACTTGTTTATCTGATTGATAAATATGGATTTAACAGCATAGAGCAAAAAAATAAAATTAAAGATTAA
- a CDS encoding glycosyltransferase family 2 protein — MPFFSVVIPLYNKENYIQDTIESALNQTFADFEIIVVNDGSTDESLNVVENNNDSRIKTHSIKNSGVSRARNIGIQKAKSDYIVFLDADDLWEKNHLEELYKLLKANPDCGIYAMGYLKIFNNSKPIKASFHGHDNFCGIVENFFLASTIDCIAWTSAVMIPKTIFNTIGGFNENMRSVQDTDLWIRIALKYKVSFCSKPTTYKVIRYEENHLSNYAFKYDGEEIYKNFKNEEKNNLPLKKYLDFNRFSMAIECKINGDKENYEILRKSIDKNHLNSKQKLLLIIPKIGLVFLKKVQVWFIMINMYMTPFKN, encoded by the coding sequence ATGCCATTTTTTTCAGTTGTCATACCGCTTTATAACAAAGAAAACTACATTCAAGACACCATTGAAAGTGCTCTAAATCAAACCTTTGCAGATTTTGAAATCATTGTGGTTAATGATGGATCAACGGATGAGAGTTTGAATGTTGTGGAAAATAATAATGATTCGAGAATCAAAACTCACTCGATAAAAAATAGTGGGGTTTCAAGAGCACGAAATATAGGAATTCAAAAAGCAAAATCGGATTATATTGTGTTTTTGGATGCTGATGATTTATGGGAAAAAAATCATCTGGAAGAGCTTTATAAATTATTAAAAGCCAACCCTGATTGTGGTATTTATGCGATGGGCTACTTAAAGATTTTCAACAACAGTAAGCCAATCAAGGCCAGTTTTCACGGTCATGATAATTTTTGCGGAATAGTTGAGAATTTTTTTCTTGCATCAACCATCGACTGTATTGCATGGACCTCGGCAGTGATGATTCCAAAAACTATTTTTAATACCATTGGGGGATTTAATGAAAATATGAGATCCGTACAAGATACTGATCTATGGATTCGAATAGCATTGAAATATAAGGTTTCTTTTTGTTCAAAGCCAACTACCTATAAGGTTATTAGATATGAAGAAAATCATCTTTCAAATTATGCTTTCAAATATGATGGTGAAGAAATTTATAAAAATTTCAAGAATGAAGAAAAAAACAATCTTCCACTAAAAAAATATTTAGATTTTAATCGGTTTTCCATGGCTATTGAATGTAAAATAAATGGGGATAAAGAAAATTACGAGATTTTAAGAAAATCCATAGATAAAAATCATTTAAATTCAAAACAAAAATTGTTACTTATAATACCTAAAATAGGACTTGTTTTTCTAAAAAAAGTTCAAGTGTGGTTTATCATGATAAATATGTATATGACGCCTTTTAAAAATTGA
- the typA gene encoding translational GTPase TypA, producing MNKIKNIAIIAHVDHGKTTLVDKILYHCQLFRENENKGDLILDNNDLERERGITITSKNVSVVYKDTKINIIDTPGHADFGGEVERVLNMADGVLLLVDAFEGPMPQTRFVLQKAISLGLKPCVVINKVDKENCTPDEVHEAVFDLMFELEAEEWQLDFPTVYGSAKFNWMSDDWAVKTESIEPLLDMVIDHIPSPRFDEGNTQMLITSLDYSSFTGRIAIGRLQRGTLETNQAVTLVKRDGSKLKSKIKELHIFEGLGRKKVENINAGEICALVGLDGFEIGDTIADIEAPEALETIAIDEPTMSMLFTINDSPFFGKEGKFVTSRHLKERLEKELEKNLALRVDATDSADKFMVFGRGVLHLSVLIETMRREGYELQIGQPQVIIKEIDGVKCEPVEEMTIDLPENISGKAVEMVTMRKGELLSMEVKGQRMICQFIIPSRGIIGLRNQLLTATAGEAIMAHRFKEYQPLKGGIPERQNGSLVSMENGSAIPYSIDKLQDRGKFFVDPGESIYEGQVIGENSRGDDMVVNVTKTKKLSNVRSSGADDKAKIVPAIKFSLEEALEYIQKDEYVEVTPNSLRLRKIYLKEVDRKRNKTL from the coding sequence ATGAATAAGATTAAAAACATTGCCATTATTGCTCACGTCGACCATGGAAAAACAACATTAGTTGACAAAATTTTATACCATTGCCAATTGTTTCGTGAGAATGAGAATAAAGGGGATTTGATCCTGGACAACAATGATTTGGAACGTGAACGCGGAATTACCATTACCTCTAAAAACGTCTCTGTCGTGTACAAAGACACAAAAATAAATATCATAGACACACCCGGTCACGCTGATTTTGGAGGAGAAGTAGAGCGTGTGCTTAACATGGCCGATGGGGTATTATTGCTTGTTGATGCATTTGAAGGGCCGATGCCGCAAACGCGTTTTGTCTTACAAAAGGCTATTAGTTTAGGCTTAAAACCATGTGTTGTTATCAATAAAGTAGATAAAGAAAATTGTACTCCGGATGAAGTTCATGAAGCTGTTTTCGATTTGATGTTTGAATTGGAAGCAGAGGAGTGGCAATTGGATTTTCCTACCGTATATGGCTCTGCAAAATTCAATTGGATGAGTGATGACTGGGCTGTTAAAACAGAATCAATTGAACCATTGTTAGATATGGTTATTGATCATATTCCATCCCCCAGATTTGATGAAGGGAATACACAGATGCTGATCACATCTTTGGATTATTCATCATTTACAGGGCGAATAGCTATTGGGCGTTTGCAGCGTGGAACACTAGAAACAAATCAAGCTGTTACTTTGGTTAAAAGAGACGGTTCTAAATTGAAGTCTAAAATAAAAGAACTTCATATTTTTGAGGGATTGGGTAGAAAGAAAGTCGAGAATATAAATGCAGGCGAAATTTGTGCCCTTGTTGGTCTCGATGGTTTTGAGATTGGTGATACCATTGCTGATATCGAAGCACCCGAAGCCTTGGAAACAATAGCAATTGATGAACCTACTATGAGTATGCTTTTTACCATCAATGATTCTCCTTTCTTCGGAAAAGAAGGTAAATTTGTGACTTCACGTCACTTAAAAGAACGACTGGAAAAAGAATTAGAAAAGAACCTTGCTCTTCGTGTAGACGCAACAGATAGTGCAGATAAATTTATGGTTTTTGGACGAGGTGTATTACACTTATCCGTTCTTATTGAAACTATGCGTCGTGAAGGTTATGAACTTCAAATCGGTCAGCCACAAGTTATTATAAAAGAAATTGATGGGGTTAAATGTGAACCAGTAGAAGAAATGACTATTGATTTACCGGAAAACATATCGGGCAAAGCCGTAGAAATGGTGACCATGCGTAAAGGAGAGCTTTTAAGTATGGAAGTCAAAGGTCAGCGCATGATATGCCAATTTATCATCCCTTCAAGAGGTATCATTGGTTTGCGGAATCAACTGCTTACTGCTACAGCAGGAGAAGCTATTATGGCACATCGATTTAAGGAATATCAGCCACTTAAAGGTGGAATTCCTGAGCGTCAAAATGGGTCTTTAGTTTCTATGGAAAACGGTTCAGCAATTCCGTATTCTATAGATAAACTTCAAGATCGTGGAAAATTCTTTGTAGACCCTGGTGAATCGATTTATGAAGGTCAAGTTATTGGAGAAAATTCGCGTGGAGATGATATGGTAGTGAATGTTACCAAAACTAAAAAACTAAGTAACGTACGAAGTTCCGGAGCCGATGACAAAGCCAAAATTGTACCTGCTATTAAATTTTCATTGGAAGAAGCTTTAGAGTATATTCAAAAGGATGAGTATGTTGAAGTGACTCCCAATAGTCTAAGATTGCGAAAAATTTACCTCAAGGAAGTCGATCGAAAACGAAATAAAACTTTATAA
- the kdsA gene encoding 3-deoxy-8-phosphooctulonate synthase has translation MDLHSIPKLKHSDSDQFFLLAGPCAIEGEAMAMRIAEHVCELTDKLKIPYIFKGSFKKANRSRIDSFTGIGNEKALEILRKVSETFDIPTVTDIHEVTDAAMAANYVDVLQIPAFLVRQTDLVVAAANTGKVVNLKKGQFMSPEAMKHAVQKVKDVGNDNVWITDRGTMFGYQDMIVDFRGIPTMRKFAPTILDVTHSLQQPNQTSGVTGGRPDMIETVARAGVVNNIDGLFIETHFDPANAKSDGANMLDLNHLEKLLVNLVAIRATVKSL, from the coding sequence ATGGATCTCCATAGTATTCCAAAGTTAAAACACTCAGATTCCGATCAGTTTTTCTTACTTGCTGGGCCATGCGCAATAGAGGGCGAGGCAATGGCTATGCGTATTGCGGAACATGTCTGTGAGCTCACCGATAAACTCAAAATACCATACATATTTAAAGGAAGTTTTAAAAAAGCTAATCGAAGCCGAATTGATAGTTTTACAGGAATTGGTAATGAAAAAGCACTTGAAATTTTAAGAAAAGTATCAGAAACTTTTGACATTCCAACCGTTACAGACATACATGAAGTAACTGATGCTGCTATGGCCGCTAATTATGTAGATGTTCTTCAAATCCCTGCTTTTCTTGTACGCCAAACCGATTTGGTTGTGGCTGCGGCAAATACAGGGAAGGTTGTCAACCTAAAAAAAGGACAATTCATGAGTCCTGAGGCTATGAAACACGCTGTTCAAAAAGTAAAAGACGTCGGAAACGATAATGTTTGGATTACTGATCGTGGAACAATGTTTGGCTATCAAGATATGATTGTTGATTTCAGGGGCATACCTACAATGCGTAAATTTGCCCCCACAATACTGGATGTTACCCATTCACTACAACAGCCCAACCAAACAAGCGGAGTTACAGGAGGAAGACCTGATATGATTGAAACTGTAGCAAGAGCTGGCGTGGTTAATAATATCGATGGCCTATTTATCGAAACGCATTTTGATCCCGCTAATGCCAAAAGTGATGGTGCAAATATGTTGGATTTGAATCATCTTGAAAAACTTCTAGTAAATCTTGTAGCCATTAGAGCAACAGTAAAAAGCTTATAA
- a CDS encoding glycosyltransferase: MKHIHKKIAIVIHSLGKGGEEKASANLSILLSGLGFEIHLISALNYVDYEYKGQLLNLGFLKDKDDSFFARLIRFLVFYRYLKSKRFDFIIDSRARPIFFKQLLINKILYAHQKVIYVVHSYRLKNYIPKSRFLAKVLYKNAFQLVAVSQEIKNLIQLKYGFNQVSTIYNCLSKSELVANQDTLKLPQKFILFFGRIEDKIKNISLLIDGYNQSKLAKNNIKLVVLGDGPDVLKLQQYAKKLQLSDFIDFRPFVPNPSAIIKNAIFSVLTSQYEGFPMVLIESLSFGIPVVSVDCKSGPKEVVQNEMNGLIVENHNPKALAKAFNHLIEDEQLYRHCKQNAKKSVEKFSADIISKSWLNLLK; encoded by the coding sequence ATGAAACATATTCATAAGAAAATTGCTATTGTTATTCACTCTTTAGGAAAAGGTGGAGAGGAAAAAGCATCAGCTAATCTTTCTATTTTATTATCTGGTCTTGGTTTTGAAATTCATCTTATTTCAGCACTAAATTATGTTGACTATGAATATAAAGGTCAGCTTTTGAATTTAGGTTTTTTAAAAGATAAGGATGATTCATTTTTTGCTAGATTAATACGATTTTTGGTCTTTTATAGATATCTTAAATCAAAACGTTTTGACTTTATCATTGATAGCCGCGCGCGACCAATTTTTTTTAAGCAATTACTCATCAATAAAATCTTGTATGCTCATCAGAAAGTAATTTATGTGGTTCATAGCTATAGATTAAAAAATTATATACCGAAAAGTAGGTTTTTAGCAAAAGTTCTGTACAAAAACGCATTTCAGTTGGTTGCCGTTTCTCAAGAAATAAAAAATCTGATTCAGCTTAAATACGGATTTAATCAAGTCAGTACGATTTATAATTGTTTGTCCAAGAGCGAACTTGTTGCAAATCAAGATACCCTAAAATTACCTCAAAAATTTATTTTATTCTTTGGGCGAATTGAGGATAAAATAAAAAATATTTCATTGCTTATTGATGGGTATAACCAATCTAAATTAGCAAAAAATAACATTAAACTTGTTGTATTGGGCGATGGTCCAGATGTTTTAAAATTGCAACAATATGCAAAAAAACTTCAACTTTCAGATTTTATAGATTTTAGACCGTTTGTTCCAAACCCTTCAGCAATTATTAAAAATGCAATATTTTCTGTACTGACAAGCCAATACGAGGGATTTCCTATGGTGCTTATAGAGAGTTTATCGTTTGGAATCCCGGTTGTTTCTGTAGATTGCAAATCAGGGCCAAAAGAGGTTGTTCAAAATGAAATGAATGGTTTAATTGTAGAAAACCATAACCCAAAGGCATTGGCAAAGGCCTTTAATCATTTAATTGAAGACGAACAATTGTATCGTCATTGCAAGCAAAACGCAAAAAAAAGTGTTGAAAAATTTTCAGCTGATATTATCTCAAAGTCTTGGTTAAACCTACTTAAATAA
- a CDS encoding uroporphyrinogen decarboxylase, whose amino-acid sequence MDFTSVNTAEWVGYIATAVLLTSFAMKQLRTLRIVNSVACLLFVGYGVLLTNAWPIIISNAAIFVINIYYLFLKKNQ is encoded by the coding sequence ATGGATTTTACATCAGTTAACACTGCTGAATGGGTAGGTTATATTGCTACTGCGGTTTTGCTTACCTCCTTTGCAATGAAGCAATTGAGAACGCTAAGAATTGTCAATTCTGTAGCCTGTTTGCTTTTTGTGGGGTATGGAGTTTTATTGACTAACGCTTGGCCGATCATTATTTCCAACGCTGCAATTTTTGTAATCAACATCTATTACTTGTTTTTGAAGAAAAATCAGTAA
- a CDS encoding glycosyltransferase family 2 protein: protein MLSILIPTFNYDVTALVTEVHKQSIACKIEFEILVYDDASTDLKVRKNNTSINALEDTSYTILKSNIGRSAIRNKLAKNAQYDWLLFLDADVMTVNDNFVSNYINSLSDSKPIINGGISYQKEKPEQSQLLRWIYGKKREALNSEIRKKNQYISLLSSNFLIKKEILKKIKFDEKMARFGNEDTLFSYNLKQKKITVSHIENPVNHLGLETSEAFLKKSLQNIDTLNLFLKQKLIDARYMKISRVKYKVRKFKLDILFSVIFSIFKKRFEKNLLSNRPSLFIFDLYRLSYLCYISRK from the coding sequence ATGCTTTCAATTCTAATTCCAACTTTCAATTATGATGTAACGGCTTTGGTCACTGAAGTCCACAAACAATCCATAGCCTGCAAAATAGAATTTGAAATTCTAGTCTATGATGATGCTTCTACAGATTTAAAAGTTAGAAAAAATAACACCTCAATCAATGCTTTAGAAGACACCTCATACACCATTTTGAAATCAAATATCGGAAGAAGCGCCATCCGCAACAAACTTGCAAAAAATGCTCAATATGATTGGTTATTATTTTTAGATGCTGATGTGATGACAGTAAATGATAATTTTGTGTCAAATTATATAAATTCATTATCCGATTCTAAACCAATAATTAATGGGGGAATTTCGTATCAAAAAGAAAAACCAGAGCAATCACAACTGTTACGATGGATTTACGGAAAGAAAAGAGAAGCTCTGAATTCAGAAATAAGAAAAAAAAACCAATATATAAGTTTACTTTCTTCAAATTTTTTAATTAAGAAGGAAATACTGAAAAAAATTAAATTTGATGAGAAAATGGCACGTTTTGGTAATGAGGATACATTGTTTTCATATAATTTAAAACAGAAAAAAATTACAGTTTCACATATTGAAAATCCTGTTAATCATTTGGGTTTAGAAACAAGTGAGGCATTTTTAAAAAAATCTCTTCAAAACATAGATACTTTGAATTTATTTCTAAAACAAAAATTAATTGATGCCAGGTATATGAAGATCTCAAGAGTCAAATATAAAGTTCGGAAATTTAAACTTGATATACTCTTCTCTGTAATTTTTTCTATATTCAAAAAACGATTTGAAAAAAACCTTTTATCCAATAGGCCATCTTTATTCATTTTTGATTTGTACCGATTAAGTTATCTTTGTTATATATCTAGAAAGTAA